The genomic interval TCGCTATGTGATCAATGTGCACTACTTAACTGATGTTCTAGCTGGGTTTATCTTTGGGTTTATTTTTCTTTTAGGACAGATTTATGTATATAAATGGCTGCGTGCGAAATGGACTTGACGCACCCCTGTGATACCGTGTCGCGCGCATACTTGTCAGATCCCAAAAAACAATAACATTAATTGATTGATTCTAAAATACGCCTTCCTGTATAATACAAGCGTATATTGCCTTGAGGAGGCTGCCGGCATGGGAGATACGAACACGAAGGAAACAATGCTACTGCTTATATGGGCACAGGTGCTTGTTGCCGTTTTGGGTAGCTTGTTTTATTCCGAGGTCATGGGGTACGTCCCATGTGAAATGTGTTGGTATCAGCGGATTCTAATGTACCCATTAGTAATCATTTACGGTACCGCACTTATTAAAAGAGATGTAATAATTGCACTGCCGGGCCTTATTTTAAGTGGGATTGGG from Lentibacillus cibarius carries:
- a CDS encoding disulfide oxidoreductase, which gives rise to MGDTNTKETMLLLIWAQVLVAVLGSLFYSEVMGYVPCEMCWYQRILMYPLVIIYGTALIKRDVIIALPGLILSGIGMVVSIYHYFVQKLPALHEAGSSCGAIPCNTTYVNYFGFITIPFLAGTAFMIIFVLHMVILRKHGRK